A window of the Loxodonta africana isolate mLoxAfr1 chromosome 3, mLoxAfr1.hap2, whole genome shotgun sequence genome harbors these coding sequences:
- the LCE7A gene encoding late cornified envelope protein 7A, producing MSYQQSKQKCKLPAKCLPKCPPKCPPQAPQVPASCPAPCPHPAPSCCAPSYCISGFGGNCCLISYRFPRFYLRQPQHSGESESSGCSSCCHDSGDCC from the coding sequence ATGTCCTATCAACAAAGCAAGCAGAAATGCAAGCTCCCTGCCAAGTGCCTCCCCAAATGTCCACCCAAGTGCCCACCACAGGCCCCTCAGGTTCCAGCTTCATGCCCTGCTCCATGCCCccatcctgccccctcctgctgtGCTCCCAGTTACTGTATTTCTGGCTTTGGAGGCAACTGCTGTCTCATCTCCTACCGGTTTCCACGATTCTACCTGCGTCAGCCCCAGCATTCCGGTGAGAGTGAGTCCTCAGGATGTTCCAGTTGTTGCCATGACTCAGGGGACTGCTGCTGA